CGGCAATTGGACCGAGTATTCAATCATTTTTGGATTATCATTTTCCTCATACCACCAATGTTGAAACCGGAGTTTATTTAGGAAGTACAACGATTGCCTCCGGTGTAACAGTAACCATCCCTGAGAACAATATTATGGTCATTGACGGCAGCCTGTCCCGTACAGGCAGCACTAATGCCCATTTAATTGTCGAGGGTAAGTTGATTGTCGACCAAGGGACAGAGCTGGACGGTATCCGACTTACCATTGCACCTGGTGGAGAGCTGCACACCCGAGCCGGCGTTACCATGGATATGCGCAGGGGCAGCATCATTGTGGAGGGCGTGGCTGACTTCTCTGATGGCTTTACCATGCAGCGGGGCAGCTTATTAGTACAACCCGGTGCCCTTGTTACCATGGTAAGCCCTTATCTTGAAGTCGCAAAAGCACAGGATTTTGGCTTGTCTGCAACCCCTTCCGGTATCATACATTTTCAGGGTAAGGTAACCCTTAATGGCGGCTTGGCTACCGTAGAAGGGGGTGCTCCCAACCGCTGGCAGGGTATTGTCGTTTCAGGTGAGGATGCAAACGGCAGCTTAATTCACGGTTTAACCGTAGAACAGGCTCAATTCGGCCTTTTTGTGTCGGATACCCACATTGCCTTGCAAAACATTGTTGTTGAAGCTGCTACTTTCGATGGTGTTCTGATTGAAAACAGCCAGATTGATGAAATCAGTAGCGTACTGCTGGCGGAGAACACCCGTCACGGAATACAGGGGAATCAGGCCTACATTGAGTATTTTTTCAATAACCGTTTCTTTGAAAATGCAAACCATGGTATCAAGCTGGAAAACACTGATATCATAAACAGCTTTCTGAACCGAAGCTGTGCCAATCAGCGCTTTGGTATTGTTGCAAATTCCGGTACTTATGCTGCCCTCTCCCACGGCGCATACGGTATGAATGAGGGCTTTTCAAGCAGCGATTCCTATCAGATAAGTGTTAATGGCGACTCGACTTTTGTAGATGTTTCTGACAGCTGGTGGGGCTTCTACCCTGTTACCTCACTTAATGAAATTGCTGTTTATGGAGATCCCGGGTTTGTTAGCTGGCAGCCGGTTGAATCAGAAAGTAATCATGAGTGGCAATGTGGATCTGGCGGCGGCGGGGGTATTTATCCCGATAACCTGATGCTTTTGCCCGGTAGTACACCCGGGGACCGGTTACTGGCGCCCTCTGGGGTTCGTACGGATCGTCAGCGCTGGCTGGCCTACTTCAATGAAAACCCTGATGCGGCTATTCAGCTACTCTATGAGGTGGTTGATCAGCAAAGGCTTAACTCTGCAGGCAATGAAGGAAGCTGGGAGCAGCTCAGCCTGCTTGGGGCTCTTATCAGAAAACAGCGTTTTCACCAAGCAGAGGCGTTTGGGCTGTCACTGCTGCAAACCACTGACGATGTGTTTAAAACCGCTGTGATGCGACGTTTGTTTTTCATGTACCTTACCGGAACTTCGAATGCACAGGGTGCACAGGCCATGTATGAGCAGCTCAGACAAGCCGGTGACGAGGGTGCATCCGACGGTAGTTTTGCTGTTCTCATGCAAAATTTTCTGGGAAGTGAGTCCTCGCTGTCACAGCATGGTTCGGGTTCTGAGCAGATTGACAGCGCACTTCAGGTGGATTTACAGAACTACCCGAATCCTTTTAACCCGATTTCCCAAATTCAATACACCCTGCCTGCTGAGGCACAGGTACGCATCGATGTATTCAACGTAATGGGGCAGCGGGTAGCTACACTGGTTAATGACAGGCTTAGGGCCGGGGTACACACCGCCACCTTCGATGGCAGCCGGCTGGCAAGCGGTTTGTACATTGCAAGAATGCAGCTCAACAATCAGGTGTACACCCGTACCATGATGCTCGTGAAATAAACGGCTCTCCCCGCTGCGCACCCGCCCCGCCTACAGCGCCCTCAGCACCGCCTCCACATGGCTGACCATGCGGAGGTTGCTTTCGTGGGCGAGGCGGATGCGGCGGTCGGGGCCGATCAGGAAGGTCACGCGGCGGGTCAGCAGGCCGAAGAGGGTGCAGCCCCAGGCCCGGTGCACGGCGCCATCGGTATCGGAGATAAAGGTCAACCGACGACCGACCACCGACGACCGTCTGACAAGGACCCACTCCGCGCCCGGCCAAAACCCATTTTTTTACAGGGCTACAACTCATGCTCAGGCGTAGGGATCACTTGAAAGACATTGTTAAGGGCTGCCTGCCCCCTGCATCACAACACCAGGATAGCCATGTTAAATTATATTAAAATTAAATGGGGGGGGGGGTAACCCGATTGACTTTTACAACTGACGCCCTTTTATTAAAAATGTTAATTCGTATGAAGAGGCCGGTCACAGGATTTCCGGCCGGAATCCTTTGCCGAAACTTCTGAAAATGGGAGTTGAGCGCAATTGAACGATGGGTTTGTCTTAAATCGGCTCCTTACCCTGTATTGATCAGACCCCAATATACCCCCCCTAACCAGCTTACCCGGAGTTATTCATCTTTTTTTGATAAGGGCGGAAGCGATTATACTGTCGTTTTAGTGTCCTAAATGCGGTATAGTTTTAAACAGGAATGTACTGCAAGCCTATACCTGATTAAATGAAACGCCCCCCATTGCACAAGGTTTTGTGCCAAAACGGGGGCGCTCAGTTAACCGCACATTAACTATATAAACCCACGAAAAAAAGTTTAATTACCCTACCCCATGAAACACATAATCCATATCCAATTAATTACATTTATCACAATCTTATTTATTTCTATAGGGTGTAACACTACGAGTTCAGAATCAAATAACCCGGATGAAGTTTTCGGCTATTGGAAATTAGACCGCATTGTCTATGAAACCGGTGAAGTGCTGCGCCCCGGCGATGGTGAAATAGAGGTTCCTGATATTGTTGAATTCTACTGGCTGGGTTTTCGCGATATCGATGTAGAGGCAGAAGGCGATAATCGCAAACAACTTTCTGGCGGAGCTTACTGTAACTGGGCAGGTGGCTGGTTTACTGAAAAACCCGGACGCGAGCTGGATGTGACGCTGATCTGTTCCCGTGCTGTATGTGGTATTGCTACCGAGTTTTGTAGTGCAGTTACAACATCCTATTCATATGAGTTTAGAAGAGGAAATCTTCTTTTATCATTTGAACACCCAAGACAACAAGGAACAATTAGTGGCCAAGTAATTTTGTCAACCTTCAACCCAACTAATGGTGACTAAGTATGAAACATTTACTCATTTTACTGGCGATTATCCTGCTATCAGGCAATCTAATATTGCCTGCCCAACCGGCAAATCAGGACGAAGGCTTCCTGATCATGTTCGAACCGGATATAAAAGCCGAAGATGTATTTTCTAAAAATTTGTTTTTACAAGATGGTGAACTCATTATTGTTGAGCATTTTGAATATGTTAACATCTGGTGGGTGCAGCATCGTCCTCAAAAAACTACCCGTGAGGCGGCGCTCCAGCGGTTAAAGTCTGAGCCGGGAATCCGATATGCAGAACCGATCAGAAATCAGGTAACGTTGCGGGGAAGTATCCCGAATGATCCCTTGTTCTCCGATCAGTGGGGCATGAAAAATACAGGGCAGACCGGTGGTACTCCGGGCGCGGATATTTCCGCAACAAAAGCATGGCAGATCACACGTGGGGAAAGTTGGGGTACCCATGTACCTGTAGTTGCTGTAGTTGATAATGGCTTTCAGCAAAACCATCCCGATCTCGCGTTCCTGTCAGGCGGTTATAATGCCTATGATGATAACTTTGATGTACCTGTAGCCGATCATGGTACTTTTGTCACAGGCATTCTTGGAGCGACGACCAATAATGGTACCGGTATAGCCGGAGTAATGTGGGGAACGGAAGTATTTCCCGTTGCGGGAGCAGACACAAGCGAAACGGTGGTGGTGCGTGCGTATAACCACATACTCGGCCTGCGCCAACAGTATAACAACTCCGGAGGTTCAAGCGGGAAGTTTATTGTGGCAACCAATTCGTCTTTTGGAGTAAATTTTGGAGAACCTGAAGATTACCCTTATTGGTGCGCCATGTACGATGCCATGGGAGCAGCAGGTATTATAAGTGTTGCTGCAACTATAAATGCCAATGTAGATGTTGATCAAGTTGGCGATGTCCCTACGGCATGTGATTCGGACTACCTCATCACTGTAACTAATACTAATCACAATGATAACAGAAATACAAATGCGGGTTATGGAGCTCAAACCATAAACTTAGGTGCTCCGGGAACTAACATTAACTCTACGGTGACCACATCATCTGGTTCGTATGGTAGTAGGACGGGTACATCTATGGCAACACCACATGTAACAGGTACAATCGGATTGATATATTCGGTATTGTTAGATAGTCAGATTAGTAATAGTATTTCAAATCCGGGTCCACTTGCTCTGGAAATAAAAGATTTGATATTGAATTCTGTTGATCTCAATTCAAGCTTAAATGGAATTACTACAACTGGAGGCCGACTGAATGCCTACAGCGCGATAAAAGCACTATTCCCAGTTAAGGTGCATAACCAGAACATTGCCGGCGGCACATTAAGCGATTGGACGTATGTAACAGGTAGCAGTACTATTTCATCCGGAGCAACAGTTACTGTTCCCTCCAATACTTTAATGTTCGTTAATGGAAATTTGAGTACTTCCGGAACTCGTTCCACAATTCGTGTGGAAGGCAAGCTTGTTATTAACAATGACCGCATCCTCACCAACACCCGCCTCGACATCCGCCCCGGTGGCCGGGCCATCATCCGCGATGGGGCCGATATCAACACCAATGGCGGTAATATTGTTATCGACCCGGGGGCAGAGCTGCAAGTGCTGGATAATGTATCTATTGGGATGGATTCGGCGTCACTGCAAATCAATGGTGATGCTGTTATTGGCGATTCCTTTACATTTACTAATGGCCATATCTCTACTTCAAGCAGTTCCTCGTTATACATTGGAAATAATGCACAGCTTGAATTTGCTGAAACGCCGTCGGGTATACTTGCCATACAGGATCCGGGATTCGTAGTTCGTGGTGCATTTTCAATATTGGGAAACTGTACCATGCAGCCCTATAACAACCAGTCGGGTGGGTGGCATGGCTTATCGCTGATAGGAAACGGAGCCAATGGGTCGTCAGTTTCAAACGCGCAGATATCCGGTTCCACGCATGGCGTACGCCTGATTGGAGTTCAGGATATCAACCTCTCAGGCACCCAAATCACAAATCATCAGACCGCCGGGCTGTTCATTTCAGGTTCAGATAATATCAACCTATATGAAATCATCGTTTCAGGGTCAGAAAATGACGGAATGGTTACTAATTCAGTCAACCATTATAGTAAATTCGGCAAGCTCGCCCAATCGATTTGAGAATAACGACGGCGACGGTCTGGTGGCCGACGGTATTAGTTTTTTAACTTTCGACGGAGCGTCTGTGATTAAAAATAATCGCTACGGTGTTAAGGCGATTGATTCATGGGTAATATTGAGCGACACCCAGACGGGCGGCGGCGGAAGTATTTATAACAATACCGACAAACATGTGGTAGCGCAGGGCGTCTCACAGGTTACCGCTCAGCAGTACTGGTGGGGCAGCGACCCGCCTGATTCCTCGATGTTTGACGAAAGTGTCTGGAGTATCATTGACTATTCCAACTGGCTGCAATTTCCGAATGTTCTCGTAGCAGGATCAATGACAGGTGCCCGCCAAAGTACACCGGTACCACCTCAACCCGGAGGCAACTTGCTGGGACAATTTATGGCCGAAGTTGAAAGACGGGGTAGCCGGCTTGCTGCGGCCAAAGCTCTTGCGGCCCACCCAAACGAGGCCCTTGCCCGGTTGGCCGGTTACATAGAACTTGGTGAATATATCCGTATGGGTTTGTATGTACAGGCTGTGGAAACCGCACAGGCATGGCTTGAGCAGCAGCCTTCCACTAAAGAAATGAAGTACCTGTATCGCGGATTGTTTTCGGCTTACTTTTTCCTTGAAGAGTATAGAGCGGCAGAACTTGCGTATAAGAAGCTGGAACTTCTTCAGGATCCTTTACTTGTTCACTTCCGGGGCTTGCTTCCTGAAGATGATGTCATTATTGAATCCACCGATCTGCGCGACAAGCAAGCAATTGAAAAAGCTATAGCCTTTACCAACTACCCCAACCCCTTCAACCCCACCTCCCTGATTGAATACACCCTGCCTGCTGAGGCACAGGTACGCATCGATGTATTCAACGTAATGGGGCAGCGGGTAGCTACACTGGTTAATGACAGGCTTAGGGCCGGGGTACACACCGCCACCTTCGATGGCAGCCGGCTGGCAAGCGGTTTGTACATTGCAAGAATGCAGCTCAACAATCAGGTGTACACCCGTACCATGATGCTTGTGAAATAAACGGCTATCCCCGCTGCGCACCCGCCCCGCCTACAGCGCCCTCAGCACCGCCTCCACATGGCTGTCCATGCGGAGCTTGCTTTCGTGGGCGAGGCGGATGCGGTGGTCGGGGCCGATCAGGAAGGTCACGCGGCGGGTCAGCAGCCCGAAGAGGGTGCAGCCCCAGACCCGGTGCACGGCGCCATCGGTATCGGAGAGCAGGGTAAACGGCAGCTCGTGTTTTTGGCGGAAAGCCGTGTGCGAGCGGGCATCATCCCGGCTAATGCCCGCAACCCGAACGCCCTTTGCCGTAATCCGGGCATAGTTATCCCGGAACGAGCAAGCCTGCCGCGTACAGCCGGGCGTATCATCCTTCGGATAAAAAAACACCACCGCCGGACCCTCCGCAAGCAGTTCATTCAGGGAAACGAGGGTGCCATTTTGGTCGGGCAGGATGAAATCAGGAGCGATGTCGTTGGGCGCGAGAGGCATGGGGGAGTGGTTGGGTGCTTGTGTAGCCCGCATTATTCACAATTAAACAGAAATTATTTGCTAAATGAAAAGTTTAAATTTGGCTTAGTAAAAAAAACACCGGTAGCCCAAATTTGAGTGTGGTGTAAAGACTGCGAAATTTCCCCGCTGGCGGCGTTGAAGCTGAAAACTCATGCTCAGGGTACTTAGGTACCCTTCCGCTGAGTTTTCAGCTTCGCCTTGCCAGCAAGAAAATTTCTTGGTGAATAATGCGGGGTAGGATTCAGGCTTTGGTAACAGCGTGGCAGATTGCTGCATTCAGCCAAAAGTTTTTGTTTGGCATGGATTTTTCGTGATGCTCCGCGATGGCTACCCCCCCCCGGGTTTGCGGACTTCCCGGAACCCAAAAGCAAGGGGCTGGCCGCAGGCTTGGGATTTATCGGTGTGGCACTGCTGACCGTGATGTGCACGGGGTTCCCCCCAAAATAATAAATGGGTAGCCTGTCACAGCGGCGGGATTCAGGGTACCCCGTGATTTTCGTAACGCTTCCTGCCAAAAGTGGATTCTTTTTAGGGTTTGGCTATTTTAGCAGAAAAAAACTTCCCGATGCCCACTTTCCTTCTTACGGCTGATCTCCATCTCGGGCGGCGCGCGGCTGCTGCGCGGGGTACGGCCGTTTCTGAAACCGAACCCGAGCTGCTGCGCGCTTCGGAGAGCTGGCTGCGGCTGGTGCGCTATGCGGTGCAGCACAAGGCCGATGCCGTACTGATGGCCGGCGATGTGGTGGATGAGGCCTCCGGTTTCTTTGAGGCGTATGAGGCGCTTGCCGCGGGTTTTGCGCAGCTTCGTGACCACGGTATTCCGGTGTTTCTCACGGCGGGCAATCACGATTATGAGGTGTTGCCGGCCCTGCTTGCGCAGCTCGGCGACCCGAATGTGCGGTTTTTGGGGAAAGGCGGAAGCTGGGAATCAGCGCTGCTCCGAACCCCCGACACCGATATTCAGGTGATCGGCTGGTCGTTTCCGGACCGGTACCATCGGGATGATCCCCTTTTGAGCCTGCCGGACGGATTGGTTCGCGACGATATTCCGGTGATTGGCCTCGTACACGGCGATTATGCGGTGCCCAACAGTGTGTACGCGCCGCTTTCGCCGGCGCGGTTGCAGCAGGCTGGGGTGCTGGCCTGGGGGCTGGGCCACATTCACAAGCCGGAAGTGCTGCAGCCGCAGCATCCGTTTCTGGCGTACCCGGGTTCGCCGCTGGCGCTCACCCCTAAGGAAAGTGGAGCGCACGGGGCGGTTTTACTCCGGCTGGAGGGCGGCAGCATCGAACACCGCTTTCTGCCGCTATCGCCGGTCCGCTACGAAACCATCCGGGTACCGGCTTCGGGGATTGCAACGGAAACCGGGCTCCGTGCGGCGGTCGGTCAGGCCCTTGATGCCTTCCTGCAGCCGCTCATGCCGGAGCTTTCTGCCCTGCGGCTGCTCGTAGCCGACTTCCGCTTTACCGGCACGCACGATCAGCCCGAAACCTTCGAAATGCTGCTGAGGAATCTGGGGGATGACCCCTTCCCACGCGGTGCCCTTGAGGTGAAGCCGCGTAGGTTCCTTTCGGAAGTTCAGCCGCCACTGCCACCCCTCGATGTGCTCGCAAGGGAGGCGGGGCCTGCCGGACTCCTCGCCTCACAGCTCCTGCTGCTGCGTGATGACCCCGAAAACAATGAAGCCCGTGACTTGCTCCGTGCGCTCACGGCCGGGTTTCCGGAAATTGCACATCATCAGACGTTCAGCCCCGTAGCCGGGGAACTGCCCGGGAGCACATCTCCCGAAACCCTGCGCCTTGTGCAGGAAGAAGCCCTGCGCCTGCTTACGGCTTTGATCCGGCAAAAGGAGGCGACTCATGGCTGAGCCGCTTTTCATCCGGAACCTGGAGGTACGGGAAAGTCCCGGTTTTCGGTCGGGTCTGCCGGGCTTTGAGGAAGATTTCTGCGGCGGCATCAACCTGATTTCCGGGCCGAATGCCGCCGGAAAGAGTACCCTCGCCGAGGCGCTGCAGCGGATGCTCTTCAGCGGACCTGTCCCGCGCTGGCAGCTGAGCGGCACTTTCTGGGCGGAGCAGACGGCCTGGCGTGTGAGCCTGAGCAGCCGGGAGGTGCACTTTATCCGGAACGGGGAAAAAGCCGCGTTTGCGCACGGGCTGCCGGCCTCCGCCGCCGGACGCTATCTGCTGTCGCTGCACGAGCTGATCCGCGCCGATGACCGCGATCTTTCCGCCGAAATCCGCAAGCAGATGATCGGCGGCTACGATCCGGACGCCGCGCTCGCCGCGCTGAAGTATGAGTCCGTGAGGCCGCCCCGAAGTATAGCTGAGCACAGTGCGTTTCAAGCGGCGACTCAAAATTTAGGGGCCAAACGCCGGCAGGATCAGGAACTGCGCGGGAAGGCTGCGCAGCTCGAGGCCCTGCACCGGCAGCTTGCGGAGGCAGAGCGGGCACAGGCACAGCTCGCTTTTCTGGCGCTGCTCGCGGGATGGCGCATGGCTGAGACGGCGGCGGAAGCGGCACGACGGCAGCTCACGGACTTCCCTCCCATCCCGGCGGCCATGCGCGGCGATCATGCGGATACGCTTCGGCAGCTGAAGGAAGGCATCCGTGAGGCCGCGCGCGAACGTGAGGATGCACAGCGACAGCTCGACCGCTACCGGATTGCACTGAAAGAATTGGGTCTGCCGGAAGCGGGCATCAGCCGGGTGCTTACGGACGGGCTGGACAGTCGGCTTCAGCAGTTAAGCGATCTGGGTCATGAACAGACCTCAGCGCAAAATACTGAAAAGGAGGCGCAAGCGGCCTGTGCGCGCCTGCGCCAGCAGCTTGATCCCGGCATCAGCGAGGCGCAGCTCCGGGCTTTCAAGGCCGGTGATGCGGCCCGGCTCGGGGAATGCTGTCGCCGCCGAAGCAGCCTGCTAATGCGCAACGCGCAGCTCCGCGCGCAGGTAAACGAGCTGGAAGCGCAGATCGAAAAGATTTCCGGTTCTGAAGACGGCGGTCCGCAGGAAAAAGAAGTCCTGCAAAGCGGTGTCCGCGCCCTGAGCGACTGGCTCGCCGAACAGCGCACAGAGCCGGGCATCCCCGCGCTTTGGCTCTGGCTTCTGACCGGCGCGGGCGCTGTGTCCGTTCTCCTGAGCGTCCTTGCAGATTGGGGCTGGCTGTCCGCCCTCCTGATTCCGATTCTCCTCCTGCTCGGACTCCGCGCCGCCCGTTCGCAAAAGGACGAAGCCCTCAGCCTGCGACAGGCCGACTTCCAAAAAACCGGACTTTCTTTTTCGGGGGAGTGGGTTTCGGGGGATGTGCTTCCAAACCTGAACCGGCTGCTGAAACAACTCGAAACACAGGTGAGGCTGGATGCCGTCATCCAGCAAAAGCAAACCCTCGCGGGTCAGCTTTCAACCCTCGAAAATCAGCTACAGCGTCAGGAACCGGAAATGGACGAACTGCGCGCGCAGCTCGGTACCCTGCCGGATATCGCACAGCTTCGGGAGGAGCCGGATGCCGTTTTTGTTCTCGTGAGTCAGCTGCAAGCCTGGCAGCAGGCGGATGTATCGCTCGAACAGGCCCGGGCGCGTATCACCCTAAACCAGGATCAGCAGGCGCAGGTACGCCGCGACATGCACCGGCTCATGAAGCCCTTCCTGCCGGATTTCCCGGAACCGCCGGCTGACCTCCCCGAAGCGCAGGCGCGTTTTAAGGCACTGCGCCGCAAAGCGGAAGACTGGCGGGACAAACAGCAGCAGATTGACAACACCACACAGCAGCTTCAAAGCATCAGCCGCAGCCTGACAGAGCTTCAGCACCGAAAAGATGCGCTGCTGACTGAGCTTGGCCTTGGTCAGGTAGCAGAGGACGAGCAGCTTGTTTTTGTGTGGGATGAAGTGCTTCCGGCCTTTCGGGAGGCGCAGGGGGAGGTCCGCGATCGGGAGCAAGATGCACGACGTGAGAAAGAGCGGGTGATGCAGCACGCGCTTTTCCCCGCATCCGGTGAAGCGGTCTTTACGCTTTCGGAAGCGGAGATTGAGCGGGAGCAGGCGGCGCTGTCGGACGCCCCCGAACGTTACCGGCAGCTGAGCCGGGAAATCACCCAAACCGAAACCCTGATTCAGCAGGCACGGCGCGCGCATAGCCTCGAA
This genomic stretch from Cyclonatronum proteinivorum harbors:
- a CDS encoding T9SS type A sorting domain-containing protein — protein: MDYHFPHTTNVETGVYLGSTTIASGVTVTIPENNIMVIDGSLSRTGSTNAHLIVEGKLIVDQGTELDGIRLTIAPGGELHTRAGVTMDMRRGSIIVEGVADFSDGFTMQRGSLLVQPGALVTMVSPYLEVAKAQDFGLSATPSGIIHFQGKVTLNGGLATVEGGAPNRWQGIVVSGEDANGSLIHGLTVEQAQFGLFVSDTHIALQNIVVEAATFDGVLIENSQIDEISSVLLAENTRHGIQGNQAYIEYFFNNRFFENANHGIKLENTDIINSFLNRSCANQRFGIVANSGTYAALSHGAYGMNEGFSSSDSYQISVNGDSTFVDVSDSWWGFYPVTSLNEIAVYGDPGFVSWQPVESESNHEWQCGSGGGGGIYPDNLMLLPGSTPGDRLLAPSGVRTDRQRWLAYFNENPDAAIQLLYEVVDQQRLNSAGNEGSWEQLSLLGALIRKQRFHQAEAFGLSLLQTTDDVFKTAVMRRLFFMYLTGTSNAQGAQAMYEQLRQAGDEGASDGSFAVLMQNFLGSESSLSQHGSGSEQIDSALQVDLQNYPNPFNPISQIQYTLPAEAQVRIDVFNVMGQRVATLVNDRLRAGVHTATFDGSRLASGLYIARMQLNNQVYTRTMMLVK
- a CDS encoding peroxiredoxin family protein, coding for MTFISDTDGAVHRAWGCTLFGLLTRRVTFLIGPDRRIRLAHESNLRMVSHVEAVLRAL
- a CDS encoding S8 family serine peptidase; translation: MKHLLILLAIILLSGNLILPAQPANQDEGFLIMFEPDIKAEDVFSKNLFLQDGELIIVEHFEYVNIWWVQHRPQKTTREAALQRLKSEPGIRYAEPIRNQVTLRGSIPNDPLFSDQWGMKNTGQTGGTPGADISATKAWQITRGESWGTHVPVVAVVDNGFQQNHPDLAFLSGGYNAYDDNFDVPVADHGTFVTGILGATTNNGTGIAGVMWGTEVFPVAGADTSETVVVRAYNHILGLRQQYNNSGGSSGKFIVATNSSFGVNFGEPEDYPYWCAMYDAMGAAGIISVAATINANVDVDQVGDVPTACDSDYLITVTNTNHNDNRNTNAGYGAQTINLGAPGTNINSTVTTSSGSYGSRTGTSMATPHVTGTIGLIYSVLLDSQISNSISNPGPLALEIKDLILNSVDLNSSLNGITTTGGRLNAYSAIKALFPVKVHNQNIAGGTLSDWTYVTGSSTISSGATVTVPSNTLMFVNGNLSTSGTRSTIRVEGKLVINNDRILTNTRLDIRPGGRAIIRDGADINTNGGNIVIDPGAELQVLDNVSIGMDSASLQINGDAVIGDSFTFTNGHISTSSSSSLYIGNNAQLEFAETPSGILAIQDPGFVVRGAFSILGNCTMQPYNNQSGGWHGLSLIGNGANGSSVSNAQISGSTHGVRLIGVQDINLSGTQITNHQTAGLFISGSDNINLYEIIVSGSENDGMVTNSVNHYSKFGKLAQSI
- a CDS encoding T9SS type A sorting domain-containing protein; its protein translation is MKSSFQGQKMTEWLLIQSTIIVNSASSPNRFENNDGDGLVADGISFLTFDGASVIKNNRYGVKAIDSWVILSDTQTGGGGSIYNNTDKHVVAQGVSQVTAQQYWWGSDPPDSSMFDESVWSIIDYSNWLQFPNVLVAGSMTGARQSTPVPPQPGGNLLGQFMAEVERRGSRLAAAKALAAHPNEALARLAGYIELGEYIRMGLYVQAVETAQAWLEQQPSTKEMKYLYRGLFSAYFFLEEYRAAELAYKKLELLQDPLLVHFRGLLPEDDVIIESTDLRDKQAIEKAIAFTNYPNPFNPTSLIEYTLPAEAQVRIDVFNVMGQRVATLVNDRLRAGVHTATFDGSRLASGLYIARMQLNNQVYTRTMMLVK
- a CDS encoding peroxiredoxin, whose protein sequence is MPLAPNDIAPDFILPDQNGTLVSLNELLAEGPAVVFFYPKDDTPGCTRQACSFRDNYARITAKGVRVAGISRDDARSHTAFRQKHELPFTLLSDTDGAVHRVWGCTLFGLLTRRVTFLIGPDHRIRLAHESKLRMDSHVEAVLRAL
- a CDS encoding metallophosphoesterase family protein: MPTFLLTADLHLGRRAAAARGTAVSETEPELLRASESWLRLVRYAVQHKADAVLMAGDVVDEASGFFEAYEALAAGFAQLRDHGIPVFLTAGNHDYEVLPALLAQLGDPNVRFLGKGGSWESALLRTPDTDIQVIGWSFPDRYHRDDPLLSLPDGLVRDDIPVIGLVHGDYAVPNSVYAPLSPARLQQAGVLAWGLGHIHKPEVLQPQHPFLAYPGSPLALTPKESGAHGAVLLRLEGGSIEHRFLPLSPVRYETIRVPASGIATETGLRAAVGQALDAFLQPLMPELSALRLLVADFRFTGTHDQPETFEMLLRNLGDDPFPRGALEVKPRRFLSEVQPPLPPLDVLAREAGPAGLLASQLLLLRDDPENNEARDLLRALTAGFPEIAHHQTFSPVAGELPGSTSPETLRLVQEEALRLLTALIRQKEATHG
- a CDS encoding AAA family ATPase, which gives rise to MAEPLFIRNLEVRESPGFRSGLPGFEEDFCGGINLISGPNAAGKSTLAEALQRMLFSGPVPRWQLSGTFWAEQTAWRVSLSSREVHFIRNGEKAAFAHGLPASAAGRYLLSLHELIRADDRDLSAEIRKQMIGGYDPDAALAALKYESVRPPRSIAEHSAFQAATQNLGAKRRQDQELRGKAAQLEALHRQLAEAERAQAQLAFLALLAGWRMAETAAEAARRQLTDFPPIPAAMRGDHADTLRQLKEGIREAAREREDAQRQLDRYRIALKELGLPEAGISRVLTDGLDSRLQQLSDLGHEQTSAQNTEKEAQAACARLRQQLDPGISEAQLRAFKAGDAARLGECCRRRSSLLMRNAQLRAQVNELEAQIEKISGSEDGGPQEKEVLQSGVRALSDWLAEQRTEPGIPALWLWLLTGAGAVSVLLSVLADWGWLSALLIPILLLLGLRAARSQKDEALSLRQADFQKTGLSFSGEWVSGDVLPNLNRLLKQLETQVRLDAVIQQKQTLAGQLSTLENQLQRQEPEMDELRAQLGTLPDIAQLREEPDAVFVLVSQLQAWQQADVSLEQARARITLNQDQQAQVRRDMHRLMKPFLPDFPEPPADLPEAQARFKALRRKAEDWRDKQQQIDNTTQQLQSISRSLTELQHRKDALLTELGLGQVAEDEQLVFVWDEVLPAFREAQGEVRDREQDARREKERVMQHALFPASGEAVFTLSEAEIEREQAALSDAPERYRQLSREITQTETLIQQARRAHSLEDALAAQAEAAEALRERYRASLKAAVGQALVEQLKARISRDNVPEVLQRARKYFADITQGRYELVSGEAFSAFDVQDNALRSLDELSSGTRIQLLLAVRLAWIETQEGERRFPLFCDELLANSDDLRAQAIIRALAAISAQGWQVFYFTAQGDEVAKWEQILGELPESDRPEIRHFRMKAGVGETTVPAGQPFTPLTLPEVPSAEGHSRESYAEAVQAPRLNPLTQEVAQLHIAWLMTKPEQTEQLLRLGIRVWGQLSAQLEHPAVRALLSGETRKRLRQRMQLLSYAIAQWRTGRNQPVFADDLEASGAVSDTFLPRVLELLESEHCQNDPERLIAALRSGEVSGFRSGKTDELEAWLTGQGKISAQEPLPEEELRSRILLYAKEHGMEDGILGVVWDGVGERL